One Pseudomonas entomophila genomic window carries:
- a CDS encoding amino acid ABC transporter permease produces the protein MSFDTAFMLSTLPAFFKAVGVTLQVGLIAIATSMLVALVNATILVFRTPYLRRLVQGYVELARNTPLLIQLFFVYFALPSLGLKVSGFTAAIITMTFMGGAYLTEVLRAGVEAVPRAQLESGRSIGLSEGQLLRHVILPQAGILSLPALFANFVFLLKETTVVSAVAVPEILYTTKNYIALYYKTYEMLAVLTLLCVLIFLPLSLLLRYLERRLQHGQFGH, from the coding sequence ATGAGCTTCGACACCGCCTTCATGCTTAGCACATTGCCCGCGTTCTTCAAGGCCGTGGGTGTGACCCTGCAGGTCGGGCTGATCGCCATCGCCACCTCGATGCTGGTGGCGCTGGTCAATGCAACGATCCTGGTGTTTCGTACGCCCTACCTGCGCCGTCTGGTGCAGGGCTATGTGGAACTTGCCCGCAACACGCCGCTGCTGATCCAGCTGTTCTTCGTCTACTTCGCCCTGCCGAGCCTGGGGTTGAAGGTGTCCGGCTTTACCGCGGCGATCATCACCATGACTTTCATGGGCGGCGCCTACCTCACCGAGGTACTGCGCGCCGGCGTTGAAGCGGTGCCGCGTGCGCAACTGGAGTCCGGCCGCTCCATCGGGCTCTCCGAAGGCCAGCTGCTGCGCCATGTGATCCTGCCCCAGGCCGGCATCCTCAGCCTGCCGGCGCTGTTCGCCAACTTCGTGTTCCTGCTCAAGGAAACCACCGTGGTCTCGGCGGTGGCGGTGCCAGAGATTCTCTACACCACCAAGAACTACATCGCCCTGTACTACAAGACCTACGAAATGCTCGCCGTGCTGACCCTGCTCTGCGTGCTGATTTTCCTGCCGCTGTCGCTGCTGCTGCGCTACCTGGAAAGGAGGCTGCAACATGGCCAGTTCGGGCATTGA
- a CDS encoding alpha/beta hydrolase → MRNESIRYLIVPGWQGSPDNHWQSHWQRSLPNSARVEQHDWLTPQRRDWVQALEQAIAAERSPVILIAHSLGCITVAHWAAHASPELLRRVRGALLVAPADVERPTCAPALRNFAPIPLQALPFPSQVVSSDNDPAVSVPRALHLASAWGAEAGLLTNAGHINVKSGHERWEQGFAYLYRLQARIDQRALRRA, encoded by the coding sequence ATGCGCAATGAGTCGATTCGTTACCTGATTGTGCCGGGCTGGCAAGGATCGCCAGACAACCATTGGCAAAGTCACTGGCAGCGCAGCCTGCCCAACAGCGCCCGGGTCGAGCAGCACGACTGGCTGACCCCGCAGCGGCGCGATTGGGTGCAGGCCCTGGAGCAGGCAATTGCCGCCGAACGCTCGCCGGTGATTCTCATCGCCCACAGCCTGGGCTGCATCACCGTCGCCCACTGGGCTGCGCACGCCAGCCCTGAGCTGCTGCGCCGGGTGCGTGGCGCGTTGCTGGTGGCGCCGGCCGACGTCGAACGCCCGACCTGCGCGCCGGCCCTGCGCAACTTCGCGCCGATTCCGTTGCAGGCGCTGCCGTTCCCCAGCCAGGTAGTCAGCTCCGACAACGACCCGGCAGTGAGTGTGCCCCGTGCGCTGCACCTGGCGAGTGCCTGGGGAGCCGAGGCGGGGTTGCTGACCAATGCCGGGCATATCAACGTCAAGTCCGGCCATGAGCGTTGGGAGCAGGGCTTCGCCTATCTCTACCGCCTGCAGGCGCGGATCGACCAGCGCGCGCTGCGCCGCGCCTGA
- a CDS encoding amino acid ABC transporter ATP-binding protein, translating into MNALIEFQGFNKFFGEHQVLKDVDLQVQAGEVVVILGPSGCGKSTLLRCLNGLEEAQGGSLRLDGQELLAPGTDWRQVRQRVGMVFQSYHLFGHMSVLDNLLLGPLKVQKRERREAQAQAEALLARVGLLDKRDAFPRQLSGGQQQRIAIVRSLCMNPQVMLFDEVTAALDPEMVKEVLQVIQGLARDGMTLLIVTHEMAFARAVADRIVFMEAGRILEQNDPERFFTQPQSARAQQFLEKFSFVESLPKSLPKSLHKELS; encoded by the coding sequence ATGAACGCATTGATCGAATTCCAGGGTTTCAACAAATTCTTCGGCGAGCACCAGGTGCTCAAGGATGTCGACCTGCAGGTGCAGGCCGGCGAAGTGGTGGTGATTCTTGGCCCCAGCGGCTGCGGCAAAAGCACGCTGTTGCGCTGCCTGAACGGGCTGGAGGAAGCCCAAGGCGGCAGCCTGCGCCTCGACGGCCAGGAACTGCTCGCCCCGGGCACCGACTGGCGCCAGGTGCGCCAGCGGGTCGGCATGGTGTTCCAGAGCTACCACCTGTTCGGCCATATGAGCGTGCTCGACAACCTGTTGCTGGGCCCGCTCAAGGTGCAGAAGCGCGAGCGCCGCGAAGCCCAGGCCCAGGCCGAGGCGCTGTTGGCCCGGGTGGGGCTGCTGGACAAGCGTGACGCCTTCCCCCGGCAGCTTTCCGGTGGCCAGCAGCAGCGCATCGCCATCGTCCGCTCGCTGTGCATGAACCCCCAGGTGATGCTGTTCGACGAAGTCACCGCGGCCCTAGACCCGGAGATGGTCAAGGAGGTGCTGCAGGTGATCCAGGGCCTGGCCCGCGACGGCATGACCCTGCTCATCGTCACCCACGAAATGGCCTTCGCCCGCGCGGTGGCCGACCGCATCGTGTTCATGGAGGCCGGCAGGATCCTTGAACAGAATGACCCCGAGCGCTTCTTCACCCAACCGCAGAGCGCACGCGCGCAGCAGTTCCTGGAGAAATTCTCGTTCGTCGAAAGCCTGCCCAAGTCACTGCCCAAGTCATTGCACAAGGAACTGTCATGA
- a CDS encoding transporter substrate-binding domain-containing protein gives MKTAPFAKLLAPLLGLALLAGCNKSEDAAKPAAASPATSYLETIKARDKLIVGVFTDKPPFGFVDESGRYVGFDTDIGRRFAKELLGDENKVEFVAVEPASRIPFLQSDKVDLILANMTVTPERKEAVDFTNPNLRVAVQAIVADGSPVQKLDDLADKTIIVTTGTTADIWLTKNHPDWKLLKFEKNTESLAALASGRGEAYAQDNLILFSWAKQNPGYRVLPQLLGDEAPIAPAVKKGNTELRDWVNAELAKLGEEKFLLKLYDQYVRKELSDDTKPESVIVEGGKWQG, from the coding sequence ATGAAGACCGCACCGTTCGCCAAACTGCTCGCTCCACTGCTTGGCCTGGCCCTGCTGGCCGGCTGCAACAAGTCCGAAGACGCGGCCAAGCCCGCCGCCGCCTCGCCGGCCACCAGCTACCTGGAAACCATCAAGGCCCGCGACAAGCTGATCGTGGGGGTGTTCACCGACAAGCCGCCGTTCGGCTTCGTCGATGAAAGCGGCCGCTACGTGGGCTTTGACACCGATATCGGCCGGCGCTTCGCCAAGGAGCTGCTGGGCGACGAGAACAAGGTCGAGTTCGTCGCCGTCGAGCCCGCCAGCCGCATTCCGTTCCTGCAGAGCGACAAGGTCGACCTGATCCTCGCCAACATGACCGTCACCCCCGAGCGCAAAGAGGCGGTGGACTTCACCAACCCCAACCTGCGCGTGGCGGTGCAGGCCATCGTCGCCGATGGCAGCCCGGTGCAGAAGCTCGACGACCTGGCCGACAAGACCATCATCGTCACCACCGGCACCACCGCCGATATCTGGCTGACCAAGAACCACCCGGACTGGAAGCTGCTGAAGTTCGAGAAGAACACCGAGTCCCTGGCCGCCCTGGCCAGCGGCCGTGGCGAGGCCTATGCCCAGGACAACCTGATCCTGTTCAGCTGGGCCAAGCAGAACCCGGGCTATCGCGTATTGCCGCAGTTGCTGGGTGACGAGGCGCCGATCGCCCCAGCGGTGAAGAAGGGCAACACCGAGCTGCGCGACTGGGTGAACGCCGAGCTGGCCAAGCTGGGCGAGGAGAAGTTCCTGCTCAAGCTGTACGACCAGTACGTGCGCAAAGAACTCAGCGATGACACCAAGCCGGAGAGCGTGATCGTCGAAGGCGGCAAGTGGCAGGGTTGA
- a CDS encoding amino acid ABC transporter permease, protein MASSGIELLLVSLPQLAAGAAQTLAISALGILFATLGGVLYGVLATLGNRALNILLQVYLELFRAIPVLVWLYLVFFGLPIFFGLSIPSFWCAVLVLGLWGASEVGEVVRGALQSLPRGQREAGLSIGLGGWQLYGYVLLPQALKRMTPPTINIYTRIIKTSSLAVLIGVVDVIKVGQQIIERTYESVLIYGALFLFFFLVCYPLSAASRVLERRWAQP, encoded by the coding sequence ATGGCCAGTTCGGGCATTGAGTTGTTGCTGGTGTCGCTGCCGCAACTGGCTGCGGGCGCGGCGCAGACCCTGGCGATCTCGGCCTTGGGCATCCTGTTCGCCACCTTGGGCGGCGTGCTCTACGGCGTGCTGGCGACCCTCGGCAATCGGGCACTGAATATCCTGTTGCAGGTGTACCTGGAACTGTTCCGAGCGATTCCGGTGCTGGTCTGGCTGTACCTGGTGTTCTTCGGGCTGCCGATCTTCTTCGGCCTGAGCATCCCCAGCTTCTGGTGCGCGGTACTGGTGCTGGGCCTGTGGGGCGCCAGCGAGGTGGGCGAGGTGGTGCGCGGCGCCCTGCAATCGCTACCCCGCGGGCAACGCGAGGCCGGGCTGTCGATCGGCCTGGGCGGCTGGCAGCTGTATGGCTACGTGCTGCTGCCCCAGGCGCTCAAGCGCATGACCCCGCCGACCATCAACATCTACACGCGCATCATCAAGACCAGCTCGCTGGCGGTGCTGATCGGTGTGGTCGACGTCATCAAGGTCGGCCAGCAGATCATCGAGCGTACCTACGAGTCGGTGCTGATCTACGGCGCGCTGTTCCTGTTCTTCTTCCTCGTCTGCTATCCGCTTTCCGCCGCTTCGCGCGTGCTGGAACGCCGCTGGGCCCAGCCATGA
- a CDS encoding sigma 54-interacting transcriptional regulator — protein MTFHSPFGQPLLTFPELDKSPLSIRAKALVFVDERSQALRRALERLAPQPLPVLICGETGTGKELLARQIHRASDRGGLFVSVNCAAISPTYADAELFGYSAGTQGGTASSRAGWFGSANGGTLYLDEIADLPLAIQGKLLAALENREVTRVGATQAQAVDVRLVAASSIDLAQAVRAGRFNERLYHYLHEGELELPALRDRVGDILPLAEYFVGIYSVRLDRSVPLISEAAQQALEAHAWPGNTRELENVIHFALLVSDGDEILPEHLDLPDIAPLASLARQLEQLRRGGEAQTLGELRRLLDEALARLDETAS, from the coding sequence ATGACGTTTCACAGCCCTTTCGGCCAGCCGCTGCTGACCTTCCCCGAGCTGGACAAGAGCCCGCTGAGCATCCGCGCCAAGGCGCTGGTGTTCGTCGATGAACGCTCGCAGGCGCTGCGCCGGGCCCTCGAGCGCCTGGCGCCTCAACCATTGCCGGTGCTGATCTGCGGCGAGACGGGCACCGGCAAGGAGTTGCTGGCCCGGCAGATCCACCGCGCCAGTGATCGTGGTGGGTTGTTCGTTTCGGTCAACTGCGCGGCCATCAGCCCGACCTATGCCGACGCCGAACTGTTCGGCTACAGCGCCGGCACCCAGGGCGGCACCGCCAGCAGCCGGGCCGGTTGGTTCGGTTCGGCCAACGGCGGCACGCTGTACCTGGATGAGATCGCCGACCTGCCCCTGGCGATCCAGGGCAAGCTGCTGGCGGCGCTGGAGAACCGTGAAGTGACCCGTGTCGGCGCGACCCAGGCCCAGGCGGTGGATGTGCGTTTGGTCGCCGCATCGAGCATTGACTTGGCCCAGGCGGTGCGGGCCGGCCGCTTCAACGAGCGGCTGTACCACTACCTGCATGAGGGCGAGCTGGAACTGCCGGCGCTGCGCGACCGGGTCGGCGATATCCTGCCCTTGGCCGAATATTTCGTCGGCATCTACAGCGTGCGCCTGGACCGTTCGGTGCCGCTGATCAGCGAGGCGGCGCAGCAGGCACTGGAAGCTCATGCCTGGCCGGGCAACACCCGCGAGCTGGAGAACGTTATCCACTTTGCACTGCTGGTCAGCGACGGCGATGAAATCCTCCCGGAGCACCTCGACCTGCCGGACATCGCCCCCCTGGCCAGCCTGGCGCGACAGTTGGAGCAGCTACGTCGTGGCGGCGAGGCGCAGACCCTCGGTGAGCTGCGTCGGCTGCTGGATGAAGCCCTGGCCCGACTGGACGAAACCGCGTCCTAG
- a CDS encoding MetQ/NlpA family ABC transporter substrate-binding protein, which translates to MKKTLLTTALAAALSFTGLANAAEKLVVAATPVPHAEILELIKPTLAKEGVDLEIKVFTDYVQPNVQVDQKRLDANYFQTLPYLKNFNEGKGTHLETVIGVHVEPFGGYSKKVKSLAELKEGATVAIPNEGSNSGRALLLLQKAGLITLKDPKNALATPKDIAENPKKLKFRELESAMLPRVLDQVDLDMINTNYALEAGLNPAKDALVIEGSDSPYVNFLVARPDNKDSAAIQKLAKALTSPEVKAFIAKKYQGAVLPAF; encoded by the coding sequence ATGAAAAAGACCCTGCTGACCACCGCCCTGGCTGCCGCCCTGTCGTTCACGGGCCTCGCCAACGCCGCTGAAAAACTGGTGGTCGCCGCCACGCCCGTGCCGCACGCCGAAATCCTCGAACTGATCAAGCCGACCCTGGCCAAAGAGGGCGTGGACCTGGAAATCAAGGTCTTCACCGACTACGTCCAGCCCAACGTGCAGGTCGACCAGAAGCGCCTGGACGCCAACTACTTCCAGACCCTGCCGTACCTGAAGAACTTCAACGAAGGCAAGGGCACCCACCTGGAAACCGTGATCGGCGTGCACGTCGAGCCGTTCGGTGGCTATTCGAAGAAGGTCAAGAGCCTGGCCGAGCTGAAGGAAGGCGCCACCGTCGCCATCCCCAACGAAGGCAGCAACAGCGGCCGTGCCCTGCTCCTGCTGCAGAAGGCTGGCCTGATCACCCTGAAGGACCCGAAGAACGCCCTGGCCACCCCGAAAGACATCGCCGAGAACCCGAAGAAGCTCAAGTTCCGTGAGCTGGAATCGGCCATGCTGCCGCGTGTGCTGGACCAGGTCGACCTGGACATGATCAACACCAACTACGCCCTGGAAGCCGGCCTGAACCCGGCCAAGGATGCCCTGGTGATCGAGGGCAGCGACTCGCCATACGTGAACTTCCTGGTGGCCCGCCCGGACAACAAGGACAGCGCGGCCATCCAGAAACTGGCCAAGGCGCTGACCAGCCCCGAGGTGAAGGCGTTCATCGCCAAGAAGTACCAGGGCGCGGTACTGCCGGCGTTCTGA